In one window of Festucalex cinctus isolate MCC-2025b chromosome 14, RoL_Fcin_1.0, whole genome shotgun sequence DNA:
- the golga4 gene encoding golgin subfamily A member 4 isoform X5, translating into MFKKLKQKINEEQTPQKNAQTPQQAQAVSVDRRSSQSHPLYHDGVPSPSDRESASKGPTRSPGGSINGDGSVSPPREEPQSFAQKLQLKVPSMESIIRSGASRAEHLFRSPSKESLVRSSSRESLTHLGESEASGAPTYDPPSDIESEAEEAPGNAESLSKEQLLHRLVRVETSLGKYRGKYSELVTAYRTVQRDKEKTQAILSQCQDKALRRIGELREELQMDQQAKKHLQDEFDAALEEKDQMITVLQTQVALLKKRVKGVPDGPLGAEGELPISTDTAESKSTSPSKDQEVEPELPEEEGVSDPAKLMEALQKRVTRQENLLHKCKERIRMHQEHSDHISSENETLQEQLQERLQELERMKELHMTEKTKLINQLRDVKNQNEQLEQDKGMVIAETKRQMHETLEMKEEEIAQLRSRLQLANAQNEELQDQKERAEKSAFEELERALGSAHKAEEARKQLQVQMEEQMSEAERVNEEERKSLQQELTRVKQEVVTIMKKSSEERVANMQKSHSEALAAKEEEISGRISKAVEQCKEEFSQLIKEKEQQAGLALEDAELQKTAVTAEGENRVKEMQQELEVAKTRIMELESSLEKMSQDGSMLSHEQSNLLDQMKDNHKEQMSTLEREHQAQLEKHKDTLSQQRNAALEELKEKQRAELETLLKEKDLQIRTHAEEMNQKLDAKQAEHEALSIELSELLKSKQLLELKFVEVQDAHCLALQDQVIKHNAEMENIKQEHEQSLGGMEKTLKEELNALKIILREKENEIKEIIQGEKVLKETSHSNVEELGVRAKQLEDLQQSLSHLQLENSNLKDAKEESNKLLNDLVQSKNALADMQHQLEVAKNDCQHKQLLLEELQQQLQQSKNELSEQEKLHSEELNTKKEEQTRLLKQLEDETAAHEKKLNNTVTEMQDKLKTQETKMEKIKQKAKEMQDRFKKKIQQIEESMKMALAKKDAELQEKEQQVQEKILEMAQKNSQGLSNTLSELQANHLAEVEKLHEIQKHEILELERHWQEKLGQQEEELVEKQSHILQEKIEELQECSLKLNGSKEDNEQLLTVLKNQKEELAIQETTVQKLKEELHDAGVKLESLSTSDTLLREQMESVERNLSQAMNERDALQDKLNVTEEESREKLKTLSDNLVDMERQLQAFDSSRRKECEDLQNKSEEDAIQRKLLEAQFEQQFVMISNQMQNYCKDVQCKIVNGTSELCQKVEFRVSDLKEKLMCSQENIVHLKNIVSSKLDRVCTLEENLRQKSEENNNLCISLEQMTAQVNAHMEQIKALTTENEDNSLTLGEKTLEIEELGELNRVLSMNLKENELQVTNLESIISDLKHQIEDKEKAILELKQQHEEERQKALVQMEETIHQARESTSEQANALRTSLAESDSNVASLKTKLEELERVVAEKNEALQRLTVSFDNQSISKSEMDQVLSEKEQRVSGLTAELENSNRRLSELQEQLALKIKECEQLTCDLKQQHSIRENERRELAENLQQNGHLEQELVEKLHHLEEENQKCKSQLKTQEDEFERLKDEMVKSKEECVKETEERLTTESNRKVSELKKKAEQKIGQIKKQLTSQLDEKDDLIKSLEARHEEFKKNEISSKECIDTLEAKTKSLEEVLVKLKEEQESQLEQTQADNRRTMEMSLEEVRIMYEEKLSALQQDSLHQTELKQAETLEIEPRLKDAEKQKEELLEEVSTLKEEIRQKVVQCDQHQASLMQAQMSVEPSGKMEQNSLQQTNSMLENESANPDEDSLHSLRSKLNHMKNDKEKIQKDFTRLQKDIRLMRKEHEQELEYAKKQLLEESEQKLKLELEDIEMKHNSAIKQLMREFNTQMAVKEKEIDTAVKETIGKAQVVEAELLSSHREETIQMQKAIAQREDELNRTVQKYEQVIQSREEEMGTRVWQVQKELEQLQARSHGTSEMQMSSEELQAQLAEKTTLLSEARLKEQGFIERIHSLEDKIKCFHRNSVVTHLGSTYKDAALNQPESLSEATEMEYLKKVLFEYMMGRETKTMAKVITSLLKFPPDQAQKVLDKEESKAMYWLSV; encoded by the exons ATGTTCAAAAAACTCAAGCAGAAGATAAACGAGGAGCAGACGCCGCAGAAGAACGCGCAGACTCCTCAACAGGCCCAG gccGTGTCTGTAGACCGCAGGAGCAGCCAATCCCATCCGCTTTACCATGATGGTGTTCCTTCTCCCAGTGACAGAGAG AGTGCCTCGAAAGGGCCAACCAGGTCTCCCGGAGGAAGTATCAATGGGGATGGAAGTGTGTCTCCTCCT AGAGAAGAACCACAATCCTTTGCCCAAAAACTACAGCTGAAAGTACCCTCAATGGAGTCCATAATTCGAAGTGGCGCCAGTAGGGCTGAACACCTCTTCCGCTCGCCCTCTAAAGAAAGCCTGGTTCGGAGCTCATCACGCGAGTCCTTGACACATTTGGGAGAAAGCGAAGCCTCTGGTGCCCCTACATATGACCCACCTTCAGACATTGAGAGTGAGGCTGAGGAGGCGCCAGGGAATGCAGAATCTCTCTCCAAAGAGCAGCTGCTGCACCGTTTGGTCAGAGTGGAGACGAGCCTGGGGAAGTATCGCGGGAAGTACTCGGAG CTGGTTACCGCATATCGTACAGTGCAACGagataaagaaaaaacacaG GCCATCCTCAGCCAGTGCCAAGACAAAGCTCTGCGCAGAATAGGAGAACTACGAGAG GAGTTACAAATGGACCAGCAGGCAAAGAAACACCTTCAAGATGAGTTTGATGCCGCCCTGGAGGAGAAAGACCAGATGATTACTGTCCTGCAAACTCAG GTTGCTCTGCTGAAGAAACGAGTTAAAGGAGTGCCTGACGGTCCTTTGGGTGCTGAGGGTGAGCTGCCCATTTCTACAGATACTGCAGAATCCAAATCCACCAGCCCTTCAAAGGACCAGGAAGTAGAGCCTGAATTACCTGAGG AAGAGGGCGTCAGTGATCCAGCTAAACTTATGGAAGCGCTGCAGAAGCGAGTGACCAGGCAAGAGAACCTACTGCACAAGTGCAAAGAAAGGATACGTATGCACCAGGAGCACAGTGATCACATTAGTAGTGAGAATGAAACTCTGCAAGAGCAGCTGCAGGAGAGACTACAAGAACTGGAAAGAATGAAG gagcTGCACATGACTGAGAAGACGAAGCTGATCAATCAGTTGCGTGATGTCAAGAACCAAAATGAACAGCTGGAGCAGGACAAG GGTATGGTGATTGCTGAGACAAAGCGGCAGATGCACGAGACTCTGGAAATGAAGGAAGAGGAGATTGCACAGCTCCGGTCCAGGCTCCAGCTGGCTAATGCCCAGAATGAAGAGCTGCAAGACCAGAAAGAAAGGGCTGAGAAATctg CATTTGAAGAGCTTGAAAGGGCATTGGGTTCAGCACATAAGGCCGAGGAAGCACGAAAGCAGCTCCAGGTTCAGATggaggagcaaatgagtgaagcGGAAAGAGTCAATGAAGAAGAGAGGAAGAGTCTACAGCAGGAGCTTACACGGGTCAAACAGGAGGTTGTCACAATCATGAAG AAATCATCGGAAGAAAGAGTGGCCAACATGCAAAAATCCCACAGTGAAGCCCTGGCTGCCAAAGAAGAGGAGATAAGTGGCAGAATAAGCAAAGCTGTG GAGCAGtgtaaagaggagttttctcaGCTAATTAAGGAAAAAGAGCAGCAGGCCGGTCTTGCTCTGGAGGATGCAGAGTTACAGAAGACAGCTGTTACTGCAGAGGGCGAGAATAGAGTCAAAGAGATGCAGCAAGAGCTGGAAGTAGCAAAGACT AGAATCATGGAGTTGGAGAGCTCCCTGGAGAAGATGTCCCAAGATGGATCAATGCTGTCCCATGAACAATCCAATCTACTGGACCAAATGAAGGATAACCACAAAGAGCAAATGTCTACATTAGAGAGAGAGCACCAGGCACAGCTGGAAAAGCACAAGGACACCTTATCCCAGCAGCGCAATGCTGCTCTGGAAGAGCTCAAGGAAAAACAGAGGGCTGAATTGGAGACACTTCTGAAAGAGAAAGACCTGCAGATTCGTACGCACGCAGAGGAGATGAATCAGAAATTGGATGCAAAGCAAGCAGAGCATGAAGCACTTTCAATCGAACTTTCTGAACTTTTGAAGAGTAAACAACTTTTGGAACTGAAGTTTGTTGAAGTACAAGATGCACATTGTTTAGCTCTGCAGGATCAGGTGATAAAGCACAATGCAGAAATGGAAAATATTAAGCAGGAGCATGAACAGTCACTTGGAGGAATGGAGAAAACACTGAAGGAGGAACTTAATgctttgaaaattattttaagggaaaaggaaaatgaaatTAAAGAGATTATTCAAGGTGAGAAAGTGTTAAAAGAAACATCACATTCCAATGTAGAAGAGCTAGGCGTCAGAGCAAAACAACTGGAGGATTTGCAGCAATCATTATCACATCTCCAGCTGGAAAATTCAAACTTGAAAGACGCTAAAGAAGAATCAAATAAACTCTTGAATGATCTTGTTCAGTCTAAGAATGCCTTGGCAGATATGCAGCATCAGCTTGAAGTAGCAAAAAATGACTgtcaacacaaacaattgttacTTGAAGAATTACAGCAGCAATTACAGCAGAGCAAAAATGAACTCTCTGAGCAGGAGAAGTTGCACAGTGAAGAGCTTAACACTAAAAAGGAAGAACAAACACGCCTTCTGAAACAGTTGGAGGATGAAACAGCTGCTCATGAGAAGAAGCTGAACAACACTGTAACAGAGATGCAAGATAAACTGAAAACACAGGAAACAAAGATGGAAAAGATCAAACAGAAAGCCAAAGAAATGCAAGATCGCTTTAAGAAAAAGATCCAGCAGATAGAAGAATCCATGAAGATGGCACTTGCAAAGAAAGATGCAGAGCTTCAAGAAAAAGAGCAGCAAGTTCAGGAGAAAATTTtagaaatggcccaaaaaaattccCAAGGCTTGAGCAATACATTATCAGAGCTGCAGGCAAACCATTTGGCGGAAGTGGAGAAACTACATGAAATCCAGAAACATGAAATATTGGAGTTGGAGCGCCATTGGCAAGAGAAATTAGGACAGCAGGAGGAGGAATTAGTGGAAAAACAGTCGCACATACTGCAGGAAAAGATAGAAGAACTGCAGGAATGTTCTCTAAAACTAAACGGGAGCAAAGAAGATAATGAGCAACTACTTACTGTATTGAAGAACCAAAAGGAGGAGCTTGCGATTCAAGAAACAACTGTGCAAAAGCTTAAAGAAGAGCTTCACGATGCAGGGGTAAAGCTTGAAAGTTTGTCAACAAGTGACACTTTGCTTAGAGAGCAAATGGAGTCTGTAGAGCGAAATCTCAGCCAGGCTATGAATGAGCGAGACGCCCTGCAGGACAAGCTCAACGTAACAGAGGAAGAGAGCCGAGAGAAATTAAAGACTTTGTCAGACAATTTGGTGGACATGGAGAGGCAGCTTCAAGCCTTTGACAGTTCCAGACGGAAGGAATGTGAGGACTTGCAAAATAAATCTGAGGAAGATGCCATTCAAAGAAAGCTTTTGGAAGCCCAGTTTGAACAGCAGTTTGTTATGATCAGCAACCAAATGCAGAATTACTGTAAGGACGTCCAGTGCAAAATAGTGAATGGAACCTCTGAACTTTGTCAGAAAGTTGAATTTAGAGTAtctgatttaaaagaaaaacttaTGTGTAGCCAAGAAAATATTGTGCACCTTAAAAATATTGTCTCTAGCAAATTAGACAGAGTTTGCACTTTAGAGGAGAATCTTCGCCAGAAGAGTGAAGAGAATAACAATCTATGCATTTCTTTAGAACAGATGACTGCTCAGGTAAATGCTCACATGGAGCAAATCAAAGCCTTAACAACTGAGAATGAGGACAATTCTCTTACTCTCGGTGAAAAAACTCTGGAGATTGAGGAGCTGGGTGAATTAAACAGAGTATTATCAAtgaatttgaaagaaaatgagTTGCAGGTGACTAACTTGGAAAGCATCATCAGTGACTTGAAACATCAAATAGAAGATAAGGAGAAAGCCATACTTGAACTGAAGCAGCAGCACGAAGAGGAGAGGCAAAAGGCCTTAGTTCAAATGGAAGAGACCATTCATCAGGCGCGAGAGTCCACTTCCGAGCAGGCAAATGCTCTCAGAACCAGTCTGGCCGAGAGTGACAGCAATGTAGCATCTCTGAAGACCAAGCTCGAAGAGCTGGAGCGCGTCGTCGCGGAGAAGAACGAAGCTTTGCAAAGGCTCACGGTGAGTTTTGACAATCAGTCCATCAGCAAGTCTGAGATGGACCAAGTTTTAAGCGAGAAGGAGCAGAGGGTGAGCGGGCTGACCGCGGAGCTCGAGAACTCCAACCGTCGTCTCTCTGAGCTTCAGGAGCAATTGGCCTTGAAGATAAAAGAGTGCGAACAACTCACATGTGACCTCAAACAGCAGCACAGCATCAGGGAGAACGAGAGGAGAGAATTGGCTGAAAACCTGCAGCAGAATGGCCACTTGGAGCAAGAGCTGGTGGAAAAACTGCACCACCTTGAGGAGGAGAACCAAAAGTGCAAAAGTCAACTGAAGACTCAGGAAGATGAATTTGAAAGGTTGAAAGATGAAATGGTGAAAAGCAAAGAGGAGTGTGTGAAAGAAACCGAAGAGAGGTTGACAACAGAGAGCAATCGTAAAGTCTCAGAGCTAAAGAAGAAAGCGGAACAAAAAATCGGACAAATTAAGAAGCAGTTAACTTCGCAGCTTGATGAAAAAGATGACCTCATTAAGAGTCTTGAGGCTCGCCACGAGGAGTTCAAGAAAAACGAAATCTCCAGTAAAGAATGCATTGACACGTTAGAGGCAAAAACCAAATCCCTTGAAGAGGTTCTTGTCAAGCTCAAAGAAGAGCAGGAAAGCCAACTGGAACAGACTCAGGCTGACAACAGGCGGACAATGGAGATGTCTTTAGAGGAAGTGAGAATTATGTATGAAGAGAAGCTGTCTGCTCTTCAGCAAGATTCATTACATCAAACAGAGCTCAAACAAGCGGAAACACTTGAAATTGAACCGAGGCTTAAAGatgcagagaagcagaaagaagaGCTCCTTGAGGAAGTTAGTACTCTGAAAGAAGAAATTAGACAGAAGGTTGTTCAGTGTGATCAACATCAAGCTTCCTTGATGCAGGCCCAAATGTCAGTTGAACCTAGCGGGAAGATGGAGCAAAATAGTCTCCAGCAAACAAACAGCATGTTGGAAAACGAGTCAGCCAATCCAGATGAGGATTCTCTTCATTCTCTCAGGAGCAAACTAAATCACATGAAGAATGACAAGGAGAAAATTCAGAAAGATTTCACCAGGTTACAGAAAGACATCAGATTAATGAGGAAAGAGCACGAGCAGGAACTTGAATATGCAAAGAAACAGTTGTTGGAGGAGAGTGAACAGAAGCTTAA ATTGGAATTAGAAGACATTGAAATGAAGCACAACTCAGCAATCAAGCAATTAATGAGGGAGTTCAACACACAAATGGCCGTAAAAGAGAAGGAGATAGACACAGCAGTGAAAGAAACCATTG GTAAGGCACAGGTTGTGGAGGCAGAGCTTCTCAGTAGCCATCGAGAGGAAACCATCCAGATGCAGAAGGCGATTGCCCAGCGGGAGGATGAATTGAACAGAACTGTTCAGAAATATGAGCAGGTCATACAG agTCGAGAGGAGGAGATGGGGACTCGAGTGTGGCAGGTCCAGAAAGAACTGGAGCAGCTACAAGCTAGGAGTCATGGCACATCTGAG ATGCAAATGAGCTCAGAGGAACTACAG GCGCAGCTTGCCGAGAAGACGACTTTGCTGAGCGAAGCTCGACTAAAGGAGCAGGGCTTCATCGAGAGG ATTCACTCGCTCGAGGACAAGATTAAATGTTTCCACCGGAACTCAGTCGTAACTCATCTGGGGAGCACGTACAAAG ATGCTGCGCTCAACCAACCTGAGTCGCTCTCAGAAGCCACTGAGATGGAGTACCTGAAGAAGGTGCTGTTTGAGTACATGATGGGACGAGAAACAAaa ACGATGGCCAAAGTGATAACGTCCTTGCTCAAGTTTCCTCCAGACCAGGCTCAAAAGGTTTTGGACAAAGAAGAGTCCAAAGCAATG TATTGGTTGAGCGTCTGA